From one Mytilus edulis chromosome 1, xbMytEdul2.2, whole genome shotgun sequence genomic stretch:
- the LOC139504280 gene encoding uncharacterized protein, translated as MIMANGRELYSTVIPEWNSEQIQLKNLVMKSDIPIVAKVIKGQFSNLGVSKIPLRKLHPEVFVHSIKTGVKVLAHSVQRYETKDGLCRIVPLDQRLSIPISYKGWFEILSEDGRSSRPIETVQKLAKELPNKCLVRQNVKGFLANSEGKLTSDNSNIIPAGEQLILSGEITTTTSSGERLKFLKCTDSRNNTLFLSFDQRGLFTPIAGPNDVAGVFTIRDILSRFRLPMTVKLVQGVWPKVDKNRFTGLTRFDWAYTDETAFMCPIDKGEIRITPVPTDVPFKLVTAKNMSNISLTVPCQDMITKCNKMVANYNNTIHLIISVPESVKKNRTHSLANIFSGQTKPPIENKNGNKLKRASSREDILHEEVDDLYQYLREGKLPPKSKFTYESDEESYFEEPAYEPLDDFRSRLAMIDKGKPGYNNSKYKPTTMYDSTNTGSLPTYVRIESKPQTERTKEDSPPPVPPPRRFSRSDSAPQIIENPRPTDSSSGSGSKEIHRIVSEATLQRKTKLSKHKDKYKPKQTPQQQEDNRSSRTGSSGTRRHSLNTLYL; from the coding sequence ATGATCATGGCGAACGGGAGGGAATTGTATAGTACTGTGATCCCAGAATGGAATAGTGAACAAATACAACTTAAGAACTTGGTAATGAAATCCGATATACCCATAGTGGCAAAAGTTATAAAAGGACAGTTTAGTAATTTAGGAGTTTCAAAAATTCCTTTAAGAAAACTGCATCCAGAAGTATTTGTTCATTCGATTAAAACTGGAGTAAAAGTTCTAGCACATAGTGTTCAAAGATATGAAACGAAAGACGGACTGTGTCGCATAGTGCCATTGGACCAACGACTATCTATACCTATATCGTACAAAGGATGGTTTGAAATACTCTCAGAAGACGGTAGGTCCTCAAGACCCATTGAAACTGTTCAGAAACTTGCCAAAGAATTGCCAAATAAATGTCTAGTTCGCCAAAATGTTAAAGGTTTTTTAGCAAATAGTGAAGGTAAATTAACTTCTGACAATTCAAATATTATACCTGCAGGCGAACAGTTAATATTATCAGGAGAAATTACCACAACGACTTCCTCTGGGGAGCGGTTGAAGTTTTTAAAGTGCACAGATTCGAGaaacaatacattatttttaagCTTTGACCAAAGAGGATTATTCACGCCTATAGCAGGACCTAATGATGTTGCCGGTGTCTTTACCATTAGAGATATACTCAGTCGATTTAGACTTCCTATGACTGTAAAGCTTGTGCAGGGGGTTTGGccaaaagttgacaaaaatcgtTTCACAGGGTTAACGCGATTTGATTGGGCATACACGGACGAAACAGCCTTTATGTGCCCTATCGACAAGGGAGAAATTAGAATTACGCCGGTTCCAACAGACGTTCCCTTCAAACTAGTGACAGCCAAAAACATGTCCAACATCTCTTTGACAGTGCCTTGTCAAGATATGATAACAAAATGCAACAAAATGGTTGCTAATTATAACAATACAATTCATCTTATTATATCCGTCCCGGAATCTGTGAAGAAAAATCGAACTCACTCTTTAGCGAATATCTTTTCTGGACAAACCAAACCCCCTATAGAAAATAAAAACGGGAATAAACTTAAACGAGCAAGTAGTCGAGAAGATATTCTTCACGAGGAAGTGGATGATCTCTACCAGTATCTCAGGGAAGGTAAACTGCCACCGAAGAGCAAATTTACTTATGAATCTGACGAGGAGAGCTACTTTGAGGAGCCTGCTTATGAACCTCTTGATGACTTCCGGTCTCGTCTCGCTATGATTGACAAAGGTAAACCAGGATATAACAATAGTAAATATAAACCAACGACTATGTATGATAGTACAAACACTGGATCATTACCAACATACGTACGAATAGAGAGTAAACCTCAAACTGAACGTACCAAGGAGGACTCGCCTCCTCCAGTGCCACCACCCCGACGGTTCTCTCGCTCAGACTCTGCTCCTCAAATCATAGAAAATCCTCGTCCAACAGACTCATCAAGTGGATCCGGTTCCAAAGAAATTCATCGTATAGTAAGTGAAGCAACATTACAGAGAAAAACCAAACTGTCTAAACATAAGGATAAATATAAGCCTAAACAAACTCCTCAGCAACAGGAAGATAACAGGAGTTCAAGAACTGGGTCATCAGGTACCCGACGCCATTCATTAAACACTTTGTATTTATAA